A single window of Jaculus jaculus isolate mJacJac1 chromosome 14, mJacJac1.mat.Y.cur, whole genome shotgun sequence DNA harbors:
- the LOC101610406 gene encoding vomeronasal type-1 receptor 4-like translates to MVVDAHKPSHECLLCTPAHSEMQSTSSQNQVQKTPEEMILHILMLFQTGMGTVANVILFFYNFSPILLGLPLRPTQVIFTHMAVANSLILLCTGLPHTMTFVLRRQLSAMQCKLEYYIHLVARSTTLCSTCVLSTYQFLTLIPGKCGRARAPRATGYACCSCWLFSLLSNIYAPVKVTGPQNALNGTDSKSKWFCSVASFREAMVFLRITHDAVFIGLMGWTSGSMVLLLYRHHRKLQYVHTPNRDHSDTPETRAARTVLTLVVTFVNLYVLGCVCALLHMSSVGTPLWLGHVCEVLVASFPTISPFLLILKDPRTPPLTFLSCCIPQPR, encoded by the coding sequence CCTGCTGTGCACGCCAGCCCACTCTGAAATGCAGTCCACGTCTTCTCAGAACCAAGTCCAGAAAACTCCCGAAGAAATGATTCTACACATCCTCATGCTTTTCCAGACTGGCATGGGGACTGTGGCCAACGTCATTCTGTTCTTCTATAATTTCTCTCCGATCCTGCTGGGCCTCCCCCTGAGGCCCACACAAGTGATTTTCACCCACATGGCTGTGGCCAACTCCTTGATTCTCCTCTGCACTGGGCTTCCACACACGATGACTTTTGTCCTAAGAAGGCAGCTGTCCGCTATGCAGTGTAAGCTTGAGTACTACATCCATCTGGTGGCTCGAAGCACCACCCTATGCTCCACCTGCGTCCTGAGCACCTACCAGTTTCTCACTCTCATTCCTGGCAAGTGCGGCAGGGCAAGAGCCCCCAGGGCCACTGGGTATGCCTGCTGCAGCTGCTGGCTGTTCAGTCTTTTAAGTAATATCTATGCCCCAGTGAAGGTCACGGGTCCACAGAATGCACTCAACGGCACTGACTCTAAAAGCAAGTGGTTTTGCTCTGTTGCTAGTTTCAGGGAGGCCATGGTTTTCTTGCGCATCACCCACGATGCTGTGTTTATTGGCCTCATGGGCTGGACCAGTGGCTCCATGGTGCTTCTCCTGTACAGACATCACCGGAAACTGCAGTATGTTCACACTCCCAACCGTGATCACAGTGACACCCCAGAGACCAGAGCTGCCCGCACCGTCCTGACACTGGTGGTCACCTTTGTCAACCTATACGTTCTAGGCTGCGTGTGCGCTTTGCTTCACATGTCCTCCGTAGGCACTCCTCTGTGGCTGGGACACGTCTGTGAAGTTCTCGTTGCAAGTTTCCCCACCATTTCTCCCTTCCTGCTGATCCTTAAGGACCCTCGGACCCCTCCTCTCACATTCTTGAGCTGCTGCATACCACAGCCAAGGTGA